A section of the Thermotoga caldifontis AZM44c09 genome encodes:
- a CDS encoding SDR family oxidoreductase, with product MNEAYKLFSLEGKVVVITGGAGILGSAIGEGMARFGASIAICDIRNYEERASQFREKGLNAKGYYMDVMNVESIKKAHDEILKDFGKVDVLINAAGGNMPEATTSPQLSFFDIPLEALQKVVGLNLFGGAILPSQVFGRTMVKNPDGGSIINISSMSAFRPLTRVLGYSAAKAAVSNFTQWLAVHLALEYSKKIRVNAIAPGFFLTNQNRYLLLDEQGNLTPRGKAIIEHTPMGRFGDPEDLIGACVWLASDASKFVTGAVIPIDGGFNAYAGV from the coding sequence ATGAACGAGGCCTACAAGCTTTTCAGTCTCGAAGGTAAGGTTGTCGTCATCACCGGTGGGGCAGGCATCTTAGGATCTGCGATAGGTGAGGGCATGGCAAGGTTCGGTGCGAGCATCGCCATATGTGACATCAGAAATTACGAAGAGAGGGCGAGCCAGTTCAGAGAAAAAGGTCTGAACGCTAAGGGTTACTACATGGACGTGATGAACGTCGAGAGTATCAAAAAAGCGCACGACGAGATACTCAAAGATTTTGGAAAAGTCGACGTGCTCATAAACGCTGCGGGTGGAAACATGCCCGAAGCCACAACGTCGCCTCAGCTGAGCTTCTTCGACATACCCCTCGAAGCACTCCAGAAAGTGGTGGGTCTGAACCTGTTCGGAGGCGCGATACTACCGTCTCAGGTGTTTGGAAGGACGATGGTGAAAAACCCCGACGGCGGTTCGATCATCAACATATCGTCGATGTCAGCCTTCAGGCCACTAACGAGGGTACTTGGATACTCCGCAGCCAAGGCTGCCGTGAGCAATTTCACGCAATGGCTCGCCGTGCATCTGGCTCTGGAGTACAGCAAGAAGATCAGGGTGAACGCGATCGCACCAGGTTTCTTCCTGACGAACCAGAACAGATACCTCCTGCTCGACGAACAGGGCAACCTTACACCGAGAGGTAAAGCGATCATAGAACACACACCCATGGGTAGGTTCGGCGATCCTGAAGACCTGATCGGTGCCTGCGTGTGGCTCGCTTCGGACGCTTCCAAGTTCGTCACAGGTGCGGTCATCCCAATCGACGGAGGCTTCAACGCGTACGCCGGTGTGTGA
- a CDS encoding lactate racemase domain-containing protein codes for MKYVEKLQDRLNETELKQLVESTLPDRKLEKVLLIHPDYTRVDFSHVLVPIIYRELKKRGLKVLHTLNASGTHRAMTEKEIRKKLGLLEEDLVMFNHEYANPNALLYVGELSAEFVSEKTMGDLQQPFPVTLNKLFFEKYDLIIVLSGTSPHESTGFSGGLKSIIPGIAGPDVVGLFHWAAVLIGIPRLIGLVDNPARDVINEASKLAFKKVRSDVIFYNMVYEETDSGVVAKGLYSGEGFEGALEAYRRAAEASKQVHIVYIDKPVKRAVQVIDENYDEVWTAGKGSYKLQRPGVIEPGGEIIIYAPHIKIFHSNKQMDQAIRQIGYHCKDYVKEFLKKHPNFDRNVAAHVINVRGDGKYDPITGKEEFLFNVTLATSISKEDCEAVSLGYRPYQSIRREDFMDEDSLWIEHGGKFLYELRKGQ; via the coding sequence ATGAAATACGTAGAAAAGTTGCAGGACAGACTCAACGAAACGGAATTGAAACAGCTCGTCGAGTCGACGCTACCTGACAGAAAGCTCGAAAAAGTCTTGCTCATCCATCCAGATTACACGCGCGTGGATTTTTCACACGTGCTCGTCCCGATCATCTACAGAGAATTGAAGAAGAGGGGATTGAAGGTCCTTCACACGCTCAACGCGAGTGGAACACACAGAGCCATGACGGAAAAGGAGATCAGAAAGAAACTGGGCCTGCTCGAAGAAGATTTGGTCATGTTCAACCACGAGTACGCGAATCCCAACGCCCTGCTTTACGTGGGCGAACTGAGCGCCGAATTCGTCAGCGAGAAAACGATGGGAGACCTTCAGCAGCCCTTCCCCGTCACGCTCAACAAACTCTTCTTCGAAAAGTACGATCTCATCATCGTGCTGAGTGGAACGTCGCCACACGAATCGACTGGCTTTTCCGGTGGGCTGAAGTCCATCATACCGGGCATCGCGGGCCCCGACGTTGTGGGACTTTTCCACTGGGCCGCGGTGCTGATCGGTATCCCCAGACTGATCGGACTCGTGGACAATCCGGCTCGAGACGTGATCAACGAGGCGAGCAAACTGGCTTTCAAAAAGGTACGATCTGACGTCATTTTCTACAACATGGTCTACGAGGAAACCGATTCGGGTGTTGTGGCGAAGGGATTGTACTCTGGAGAAGGTTTCGAAGGCGCCCTTGAGGCTTACAGACGCGCAGCTGAGGCGAGCAAGCAGGTGCACATCGTCTACATAGACAAGCCTGTCAAGCGCGCCGTGCAGGTCATAGATGAGAACTACGACGAGGTTTGGACTGCAGGTAAAGGGTCTTACAAACTGCAACGGCCCGGCGTGATAGAACCAGGTGGTGAAATCATCATCTACGCACCGCACATAAAAATATTCCATTCCAACAAACAGATGGACCAGGCCATAAGGCAGATAGGCTATCACTGCAAAGACTACGTGAAGGAATTCCTGAAAAAACACCCCAATTTCGACAGAAACGTTGCGGCACACGTGATAAACGTGCGTGGCGATGGGAAGTACGATCCGATCACTGGCAAGGAAGAGTTCCTGTTCAACGTCACGCTCGCCACGAGCATAAGCAAGGAAGATTGTGAGGCCGTGTCGCTGGGTTACAGACCGTACCAGTCGATACGGCGTGAAGATTTCATGGACGAAGATTCGCTGTGGATAGAACACGGAGGGAAATTTCTCTACGAACTCCGTAAAGGACAATGA
- the rpsB gene encoding 30S ribosomal protein S2, whose amino-acid sequence MPVVTMKQLLEAGAHFGHRTRRWNPKMAPYIYGSRKGIYIIDLQKTLKLIEEACEFVRSKASEGGTMIMVGTKKQAQKVIEEEAKRCGAFYVNNRWLGGLLTNFKTIKSRIDKLVEIEQMEESGELAKLPKKEQSRLRKVLEKLRKNLGGLKGMERLPDIVFVVDPRKEKNAVAEANILGIPVVAIVDTNCDPDPIDYVIPANDDAIRSIKLIVSKIADAYLEGREGVSFAEPETQQPKTEAAEEKESEIDISDLFEDTDLEEEEE is encoded by the coding sequence ATGCCGGTTGTCACGATGAAACAGCTGCTGGAAGCAGGAGCGCACTTTGGTCACCGTACCAGACGCTGGAATCCCAAGATGGCGCCGTACATCTACGGCAGCCGAAAAGGAATCTACATAATCGATCTGCAGAAGACGCTCAAACTCATCGAAGAAGCGTGCGAGTTCGTTCGATCCAAGGCGAGCGAAGGCGGAACCATGATCATGGTCGGGACCAAGAAACAGGCACAAAAAGTCATCGAAGAAGAAGCCAAAAGGTGCGGAGCGTTCTACGTCAACAACAGGTGGCTCGGCGGTCTGCTGACGAATTTCAAGACGATCAAGTCGAGGATCGACAAGCTCGTCGAGATCGAGCAGATGGAAGAGAGCGGAGAACTGGCGAAGCTGCCAAAGAAAGAACAGAGCAGATTGAGGAAAGTGCTCGAAAAGCTTCGCAAGAACCTCGGTGGTCTCAAGGGCATGGAAAGACTGCCGGACATCGTGTTCGTGGTTGACCCGCGCAAAGAAAAGAACGCGGTGGCCGAGGCAAACATCCTTGGTATACCGGTCGTTGCGATCGTCGATACGAACTGCGATCCTGATCCCATCGACTACGTGATCCCGGCCAACGATGACGCGATAAGATCGATCAAACTGATCGTTTCGAAGATTGCGGACGCCTATCTGGAAGGTAGAGAAGGTGTCTCGTTCGCAGAACCCGAAACACAGCAGCCCAAGACGGAAGCAGCCGAAGAGAAAGAAAGCGAAATAGACATCTCGGACCTTTTCGAGGACACCGATCTCGAAGAGGAGGAAGAATGA